One window of the Candidatus Zixiibacteriota bacterium genome contains the following:
- a CDS encoding putative Histidine kinase (Evidence 3 : Putative function from multiple computational evidences; Product type e : enzyme) — protein sequence MKELETLIETAAIDLVMVSLDDLPSLARLHDDFLNAAKEAGETSGPVGEACRKLADLVEKIVLGEIPEGDRGHIIDVLNDAVAALQGLVRDHRQLSEVLFPKELNLSLPGEAMKPKTDVALSPESPASAENKPDKPAKMRPASAPQAPRKDEARDQSLIINLESADTSLLGDFINEAREHCATAEQMLMDLETDCRNQAAIDAIFRSFHTIKGAAGFLDLKPVSVLAHESETLLDFGRKGTLTITGHIADTIFDAIDVLRKLLEGTEMALKNGGTFDGTSITVPVLAKLRQLIEHPDQVPSEPRPERVGDILIQMGAVSQPQIDEALTKKKSTDEKLGETLVNQGIVPAKVVAQALRNQQQVIKEKTGTGAVKEVVKIDTERLDRLVDTIGELVIAESMVGQDEEILGIVSPKIARNISHLNKITRELQEMGMAMRLVPVRPTFQKLARAVRDLTKKSGKEIELILSGEDTEVDRSIVENIGDPLMHMIRNSVDHGIETPADRVHSGKSRNGKITVRAYHKGGNIYFDIEDDGRGLNKDKILAKAREKGLIEGNKELTDKEIYGLIMLPGFSTAEKVTDISGRGVGMDVVRKNIEAMRGHLEIQSISGKGTLFLMKLPLTLAIIDGMLVSVENEKLIIPTLSIVESLSLTKEMIFTVTGRAEMIDLRGDLLPLIRVNELFEFKPVQGISRDKTVVVVEDGSKRVGLVVDKLLGQRQTVIKSLGPIFRGQKWVAGGAILSDGNVGLIIDVGGVVALAAQSLRPVAVRETEASDPEVEAKNKTNDKCKLTENDPCTPETVLAS from the coding sequence ATGAAAGAACTCGAAACCTTGATTGAGACGGCCGCGATCGACCTTGTCATGGTCAGTCTTGACGATTTGCCGTCGCTGGCCCGGTTGCATGATGATTTCCTGAACGCCGCCAAAGAAGCCGGGGAAACGTCAGGTCCGGTTGGAGAGGCTTGCCGCAAACTGGCCGACCTTGTAGAAAAAATTGTCCTTGGGGAAATTCCCGAAGGTGATCGGGGACATATAATTGATGTTCTCAACGACGCCGTGGCGGCCCTGCAGGGGCTGGTTCGGGATCATCGTCAACTCTCCGAAGTATTGTTTCCGAAAGAACTGAATCTTTCGTTGCCCGGTGAGGCCATGAAGCCAAAAACCGATGTCGCTCTCTCTCCGGAATCCCCGGCCTCTGCCGAAAACAAGCCGGACAAACCTGCTAAAATGCGGCCTGCGAGTGCGCCTCAGGCGCCGCGCAAAGATGAAGCCCGGGACCAATCCCTCATTATAAATCTGGAATCGGCCGACACCTCGCTTTTGGGCGATTTCATTAATGAGGCCCGCGAGCATTGCGCCACTGCCGAACAGATGCTGATGGATCTCGAGACCGATTGCCGGAATCAAGCGGCCATCGACGCCATCTTCCGCAGTTTCCATACCATCAAAGGCGCCGCCGGCTTTTTGGATCTCAAACCTGTTTCTGTTCTGGCTCATGAGTCGGAAACTCTGCTTGATTTCGGACGGAAGGGAACTCTGACCATCACCGGTCATATCGCCGACACTATATTTGATGCTATCGACGTTCTGAGAAAACTCCTCGAGGGGACCGAAATGGCTCTCAAGAATGGAGGAACATTCGATGGCACTTCCATCACCGTCCCCGTCCTGGCCAAATTAAGACAACTCATCGAGCATCCCGACCAGGTTCCGTCCGAACCGCGTCCCGAGCGCGTGGGTGATATCCTGATCCAAATGGGTGCGGTTTCTCAACCTCAAATCGATGAGGCCCTGACCAAGAAAAAAAGCACCGATGAAAAACTGGGAGAAACTCTGGTAAATCAGGGTATCGTGCCGGCCAAGGTGGTCGCTCAGGCCCTGCGAAATCAACAGCAGGTGATCAAGGAGAAAACCGGCACCGGGGCCGTCAAGGAAGTCGTGAAAATCGACACGGAACGGTTGGATCGTCTGGTCGATACTATCGGCGAACTCGTGATCGCCGAATCTATGGTCGGCCAGGATGAGGAGATTCTGGGCATCGTTTCGCCTAAAATCGCCCGCAATATCTCCCACTTGAATAAGATTACGCGCGAATTGCAGGAGATGGGAATGGCGATGCGACTGGTCCCGGTCCGTCCCACTTTCCAGAAACTGGCTCGTGCCGTCCGAGATCTCACCAAAAAATCGGGCAAAGAAATCGAACTGATTCTCTCCGGAGAAGATACCGAAGTCGACCGCAGTATTGTTGAAAATATCGGTGATCCCCTGATGCATATGATCAGGAACTCCGTGGATCATGGAATCGAAACGCCGGCGGATCGAGTTCACTCCGGAAAATCGCGTAACGGCAAAATAACCGTTCGTGCCTATCATAAAGGGGGCAATATCTATTTTGATATCGAGGATGACGGCCGCGGCCTTAATAAGGACAAAATTCTGGCCAAAGCCCGGGAAAAAGGATTAATCGAAGGCAACAAAGAATTGACCGATAAAGAAATCTACGGCCTGATCATGCTTCCCGGATTTTCCACTGCCGAGAAAGTCACTGATATTTCCGGCCGCGGGGTCGGAATGGATGTGGTCCGCAAGAATATCGAGGCGATGCGGGGACATCTGGAAATTCAGTCGATCTCGGGCAAAGGCACTCTGTTCCTGATGAAATTGCCCCTGACGCTTGCCATCATCGATGGTATGCTGGTCAGTGTCGAGAATGAAAAATTGATCATCCCGACCCTCTCTATCGTGGAATCCCTGAGTCTGACTAAAGAGATGATATTCACCGTCACCGGGCGTGCCGAAATGATCGATCTGCGCGGCGATCTGCTTCCCCTGATTCGGGTCAATGAATTATTTGAGTTCAAACCGGTCCAGGGGATATCCAGAGATAAGACCGTTGTGGTGGTCGAAGACGGTTCCAAACGGGTGGGACTGGTCGTCGATAAACTGCTGGGCCAGAGACAAACTGTCATTAAGAGTCTTGGTCCGATTTTCCGCGGACAGAAATGGGTGGCCGGCGGCGCCATTTTGTCGGATGGCAATGTCGGACTCATAATAGATGTCGGCGGGGTGGTCGCCCTGGCCGCACAATCCTTGCGGCCGGTGGCGGTTCGGGAAACCGAGGCCTCCGACCCCGAAGTTGAAGCGAAAAATAAAACTAACGATAAATGCAAACTGACGGAGAACGATCCCTGCACTCCGGAGACAGTTTTGGCGAGTTGA